Part of the Vibrio sp. SCSIO 43137 genome, CGATCCGCGTATTTAATATGAACAAGCCAGGCGCATTACGTCGCGTGGTGATGGGTGAAGCTGAAGGCACATTAATCAGTGACGCTGAATAAGCTTTGCTGTTTGCTCAGGCAATTAAAGATCAATTTAAGGTGAAAACGTGATTAACGAAATCAAAGTAGACGCGCAGGAGCGCATGGAAAAAAGTGTTGAAGCGCTTAAGAATAACCTTTCAAAGGTAAGAACTGGTCGTGCTCACCCTAGCTTACTCTCTGGTATTACCGTTGAGTATTACGGTGCACCAACTCCCCTGAATCAGATTGCTAACGTTATTGCTGAAGATGCCCGTACACTGGCGATTACAGTATTCGATAAAGAACTGACTCAGGCAGTAGAGAAAGCCATCATGATGTCAGATCTCGGGCTGAACCCAATGTCAGCCGGTACGGTTATCCGTGTTCCGCTTCCTCCGCTGACAGAAGAGCGTCGTCGTGACCTGGTTAAGATCGTACGTGGTGAAGCTGAAAATGGCCGTGTAGCGATTCGTAACATTCGTCGTGATGCAAATAGTGACCTGAAAGGTCTTCTGAAAGAGAAAGAGATCTCTGAAGATGAAGATCGTAAAGCGCAGGAAGATATTCAGAAAATCACTGATGCTGCGGTTAAGAGCGTAGACGAAGTGCTTGCTGCAAAAGAAAAAGAGTTGATGGAAGTCTAATCTGACTCATTACCGGCTCTGACAATTAACGCTGTGCGTGTAGTATATCTGCGGCGCAGCGTTTTTTTATGCTATTATCCACAACCCATTTAACCATTAATTCATAACATGCCTGAATCTCAAGTTACCAATACAGATCTCCCTAAGCATATTGCGGTCATAATGGATGGGAACGGCCGTTGGGCTAAGTCAAAAGGAAAACCCAGAGTATTTGGCCACAGAGCCGGTGCAAAAGCAGTACGTAAAACCATTTCAGGGGCGGCCAGACTTGGTATACAAGCCATTACCATGTTTGCCTTCAGCAGTGAAAACTGGCGACGACCTGAAGAAGAGGTGAGCCTGCTGATGGATCTGTTTGTTACCGCCCTTACTAAAGAAGTTAAGAAGCTGCATGCAAATAATCTGAGGTTAAGGGTCATTGGTGATATCTCCAAATTCAGCACCCGCCTGCAGGAAAAGATTCGCGATGCGGAGCAACTGACAGAAAAAAACAGTGGTATGGTGGTGAATATTGCTGCCAATTATGGTGGTAAGTGGGATATCACAGAAGCAACCAAAGCGGTTGCTGAAAAAGTTCAATCTGGTGAATTACAAGTCAGTGATATCTCAGAAGAGGTGATCAACTCACATTTAACAATGTCCGACTTGCCAGCGGTGGATCTTTTAATTAGAACAAGTGGCGAATGTCGGATTAGTAATTTTATGTTGTGGCAACTTGCTTACGCAGAAATCTATTTCACTTCAGAGTATTGGCCGGATTTTGATGAAGAGAAACTGGCTGAGGCTGTATCCTGGTTTGTGACCCGTGAACGCCGTTTTGGTTGTACCGGTGAGCAGATAAAGGCGTTAATGGAATAATTTAAGGTACCCTTTTGAAACAAAGAATAATAACCGGGCTGATATTAGCTCCTCTGGCGGCGCTGGCAATTTTTAAACTCTCTTTTCCTCTTTTTATGCTAGTGATTGCGGCCATCTGTATTATTGCATTTTGGGAGTGGGCGCAGTTTGTTAACAGCCCGAACCGCTATCTGGCTATGATTCCGACCATACTGGCACTAGTATTCAGTGTGATAGCGGTTCCGTCTGATGTGGTGAGTCTTAACTCGATTAGCCCTCTTCACTATCTGATTCTTGCTGTAGCAGCCTGTTGGTGGCTCGTTGCCAGTTATCTGGCTGTCAGTTACCCCTCTTCAACGGATAAATGGCAACACTCAAAAGTTCTGAGACACCTGTTTGGAATGCTGACAGTGATCCCGTTTTTCTGGAGCATGTTACTGCTAAGGGCTCAAAATATCGAATCTGAACCTTATCATGGTGCAAACCTGGTTCTGTTTGTCTGTCTTCTTGTCTGGGCTGCCGATAGCGGGGCTTACTTTGCCGGTAAATCTTTCGGCAAACATAAAATGGCGCCAAATGTCAGCCCGAATAAAACCATTGAAGGTCTTGTAGGTGGTATTATCGTTGCTCTGCTGGTTGGCTGGGGTGCTGCCAGCCTGCTGGAAATTACCTTCAAGAGTGGTGTAATTATGGTGGTTATCACTCTGATCACGGTTGTAATTTCAGTGCTGGGAGATCTTGTGGAAAGTATGTTCAAACGGGTTTCCGGTATTAAAGACAGCAGTAATATTATTCCCGGCCACGGTGGTGTATTAGACCGGATTGACAGTCTGACTGCTGCTTTCCCTGTGTTCACCTTGCTCTATTTCACACTTTAGTTGGCCTGAGAGGCATTTAATATGCCTGTTAAGTACTCTACCACTTCGCAATAATTAATGGTTAATTCTGCATGCAAAACATTTCGATTCTAGGTGCAACAGGTTCAATCGGCAGTAGCACGCTTAAGGTGATTGGTGAAAATCCCGATAAGTTTAACGTGACTGCTTTAGCGGCAGGATCGAACGTAGAGCAGATGAGAATCTTGTGTCAGAAGTGGCAGCCTGAATATGCTGCTATGTCTGATGTTTCTGCGGCAAAACAGCTTGAACAGCAGCTCGCTTCTCTGTCTCTTAATACCAAAGTTGTGGCCGGAGAAGAGGGGCTTTGCTATGTCGCCTCACTAAGTCAGGTTGATATGGTGATGGCGGCTATTGTCGGGGCCGCTGGTTTAGTGCCTACAATGGCTGCGGTAAAAGCGGGTAAGCGAGTTTTGCTGGCCAATAAAGAAGCGCTGGTTATGTCCGGCCAACTGTTTATCGAGGCGGTTGAAGCTCATGGTGCGGAACTGCTTCCTGTTGATAGCGAACATAATGCGATATTTCAGTGTCTGCCTGAAAGTGTACAACGTAACCCGGGACGCTGTGATCTGCAGGCTGAAGGTGTCAGTAATATTTTGCTGACCGGCTCCGGCGGACCATTCCGCTATTCTGATGTTTCTGCTCTCTCATCCGTAACACCGGAACAGGCAATAGCCCACCCTAACTGGTCAATGGGGCCAAAGATATCTGTTGATTCTGCGACAATGATGAATAAAGGGTTGGAGTTTATTGAGGCAAAATGGCTGTTTAACTGCCAACGGGAACAGTTAAAAGTTCTTATCCACCCTCAATCAGTGATTCACTCCATGGTTCAGTATAAAGACGGCTCCGTACTGGCGCAGATGGGGGAGCCTGATATGTGTACTCCTATTGCACTGACCATGTCTTACCCTCAGCGTATCTCGTCAACGGTATCTGCACTAGACTTTACTAAGGTAGGTGAGCTTACTTTCCTTGAGCCGGATTTCGCCCGTTACCCTTGCCTTAAACTGGCCATTGATGCCTGTTATGAAGGGCAACATGCGACAACGTCGATTAATGCAGCAAATGAGGTGGCAGTCGACGCCTTTTTGAAAAAACAGCTGAACTTTACCGATATTGCCGTTGTCAATGAACGTGTATTGACAAAAGTGTGTAACGAAATGCAACCGCAGAGACTGGATAACTTGGAAAGCTTACTTGAGCTGGATAGAATGGCTCGCGTATTGGCAAAGGAAGTTATTAGAGAACGCTCATTATGATTGATATTTTATGGAATCTGGCCAGCTTTATAATTGCCCTGAGTATTCTTGTTGCTGTGCATGAGTTTGGTCATTTCTGGGTTGCAAGGAAATGTGGCGTCAAGGTAGAGAAGTTTTCCATAGGCTTCGGTCGCTCTATCTGGAAGAAAAAAGGTAAAGACGGCACAGAGTATAGTTTGTCAGTTATCCCTCTAGGCGGTTATGTAAAAATGCTTGATGGCCGCACAGATGATGTTCCTGAATCGATGAAAGATCAGGCCTTTGATACTAAGCCGCTATGGCAGAGAAGTGCCGTTGTTGCTGCTGGTCCGGCCTTTAACTTTTTCTTTGCGGTTTTTGCCTACTGGCTGGTATTCCTTATTGGTGTTCCGGCGGTGAAACCGGTTATCGGTGAAGTGACTCCCAACTCTATCGTTGCTCGGGCTGGCTTAGAAAAAGGCATGCAGTTTACTTCAATCGACGGTAACAAAACACCTGACTGGGAATCAGTAAACATGGGCTTGGTATCCCATATTGGTGATCAGGAACTGGTGGTTACTGTTAAACCTGCTGATGAATATGGTATTGAAGAAACCAAAGTTATAGATATTCGTTCCTGGAAATTTAATCCGGAAACGGAATCGGCCATGAAAACCCTTGGTTTTACCCCTTATACGCCTGAAATATATACCCGTCTGGCGATGGTGGCAGAGCAGGGCGCTGCAGAAAACGCAGGTTTACAGGTTGGTGATACCATCCTTGCTATAAATGGTACGGTGATTGATAGCTGGCAGCAGGTGGTCGAGATGATTCAGGACTCACCAAATAAACCGCTGGATATGCTGCTGGAGCGAAACGGCAGTCAAATTACAAAAGTTGTGGTTCCAGCCAGCCGTACACTGGATGACGGCCGCGAGATTGGCTTTGCCGGTATCAGCCCTGCCATCGCTGAGTGGCCTGAGTCTTATAAGGTTGAACAGCGCTATGGCCCCATCGATGCGGTAGCGAAAGCGGTTGAGAAAACCGGACAGATTGTAGCTCTTACCTTTAATATGCTGAAGAAGCTGATCTTTGGTGATGTGGGGCTGAATAATTTAAGCGGACCAATCTCCATTGCCAAAGGGGCAGGAGCAACAGCAGAGTACGGTTTAGTCTATTTCCTCGGTTTTCTGGCTCTGATCAGCGTTAACTTAGGAATTATCAATCTGTTGCCTCTGCCTATTCTGGATGGTGGTCACTTACTGTTTTATATGATTGAAGCTGTTATACGCCGCCCTGTTTCTGAA contains:
- the rseP gene encoding sigma E protease regulator RseP, with the translated sequence MIDILWNLASFIIALSILVAVHEFGHFWVARKCGVKVEKFSIGFGRSIWKKKGKDGTEYSLSVIPLGGYVKMLDGRTDDVPESMKDQAFDTKPLWQRSAVVAAGPAFNFFFAVFAYWLVFLIGVPAVKPVIGEVTPNSIVARAGLEKGMQFTSIDGNKTPDWESVNMGLVSHIGDQELVVTVKPADEYGIEETKVIDIRSWKFNPETESAMKTLGFTPYTPEIYTRLAMVAEQGAAENAGLQVGDTILAINGTVIDSWQQVVEMIQDSPNKPLDMLLERNGSQITKVVVPASRTLDDGREIGFAGISPAIAEWPESYKVEQRYGPIDAVAKAVEKTGQIVALTFNMLKKLIFGDVGLNNLSGPISIAKGAGATAEYGLVYFLGFLALISVNLGIINLLPLPILDGGHLLFYMIEAVIRRPVSEKVQEMGFRIGGAIIFSLMAVAIFNDFMRL
- the frr gene encoding ribosome recycling factor; this translates as MINEIKVDAQERMEKSVEALKNNLSKVRTGRAHPSLLSGITVEYYGAPTPLNQIANVIAEDARTLAITVFDKELTQAVEKAIMMSDLGLNPMSAGTVIRVPLPPLTEERRRDLVKIVRGEAENGRVAIRNIRRDANSDLKGLLKEKEISEDEDRKAQEDIQKITDAAVKSVDEVLAAKEKELMEV
- the ispC gene encoding 1-deoxy-D-xylulose-5-phosphate reductoisomerase, which codes for MQNISILGATGSIGSSTLKVIGENPDKFNVTALAAGSNVEQMRILCQKWQPEYAAMSDVSAAKQLEQQLASLSLNTKVVAGEEGLCYVASLSQVDMVMAAIVGAAGLVPTMAAVKAGKRVLLANKEALVMSGQLFIEAVEAHGAELLPVDSEHNAIFQCLPESVQRNPGRCDLQAEGVSNILLTGSGGPFRYSDVSALSSVTPEQAIAHPNWSMGPKISVDSATMMNKGLEFIEAKWLFNCQREQLKVLIHPQSVIHSMVQYKDGSVLAQMGEPDMCTPIALTMSYPQRISSTVSALDFTKVGELTFLEPDFARYPCLKLAIDACYEGQHATTSINAANEVAVDAFLKKQLNFTDIAVVNERVLTKVCNEMQPQRLDNLESLLELDRMARVLAKEVIRERSL
- the uppS gene encoding polyprenyl diphosphate synthase produces the protein MPESQVTNTDLPKHIAVIMDGNGRWAKSKGKPRVFGHRAGAKAVRKTISGAARLGIQAITMFAFSSENWRRPEEEVSLLMDLFVTALTKEVKKLHANNLRLRVIGDISKFSTRLQEKIRDAEQLTEKNSGMVVNIAANYGGKWDITEATKAVAEKVQSGELQVSDISEEVINSHLTMSDLPAVDLLIRTSGECRISNFMLWQLAYAEIYFTSEYWPDFDEEKLAEAVSWFVTRERRFGCTGEQIKALME
- a CDS encoding phosphatidate cytidylyltransferase; its protein translation is MKQRIITGLILAPLAALAIFKLSFPLFMLVIAAICIIAFWEWAQFVNSPNRYLAMIPTILALVFSVIAVPSDVVSLNSISPLHYLILAVAACWWLVASYLAVSYPSSTDKWQHSKVLRHLFGMLTVIPFFWSMLLLRAQNIESEPYHGANLVLFVCLLVWAADSGAYFAGKSFGKHKMAPNVSPNKTIEGLVGGIIVALLVGWGAASLLEITFKSGVIMVVITLITVVISVLGDLVESMFKRVSGIKDSSNIIPGHGGVLDRIDSLTAAFPVFTLLYFTL